Proteins encoded in a region of the Haloarcula sp. CBA1129 genome:
- a CDS encoding type IV secretion system DNA-binding domain-containing protein — protein sequence MLLDAELPFTLDQDVSTAVVGETGSGKTSMMKLLAYQFPYYSDTAVVAHDTGEDFQAFYEELGFEVQRIRHEDSDVVWNLFTDADSESDFREVAGAIFGEADGHDPFHRPAKQTFAEMLMYLHLSAQKNNRRHALCHADIVSLLNEGHIALKKSLDEFDRLDSGHIDPDKGKGAQNVYQTIKENVDPVFTGDFGEYGEFSLQEYIENPEGRVLIIDSNPTELETLGPMYQLLVDWSIRYAMNASNPTVHILDEIDALLALTQVTNLTARGRKHKARALVGVQTIGQLKDTYSTISGIVGNCPQGVYFGPGDSESTDFILDELGESRQYDRSEMVSMSHQGRDENPRTQARDTYKEKDKTPVTSGLLRDFQPGECVAVSRTTWVLGRSYELADVRDSLPAQGAESPGSSEPEPTKDDTDIESDSWFSFTRAQLDDIFRGSTGETDDGEPRDSGPDRGPEVEPTVDVTDGLSDDDSSDLLDQTTANTAVTSPDTDHPDLSDNEDEFDGGSHDQQSDNNTGGLFSESDPGPSLGGTESAEQEGGESPTESDPEGDSTETEERDETESREEGRDVSEFM from the coding sequence GTGTTGTTAGACGCAGAACTCCCGTTCACGCTCGATCAAGATGTCTCCACCGCCGTCGTGGGCGAGACTGGAAGCGGGAAGACGTCGATGATGAAACTGTTGGCCTACCAGTTCCCGTACTACAGCGACACAGCAGTCGTTGCTCACGATACCGGCGAGGACTTCCAAGCGTTCTACGAGGAGTTGGGCTTTGAGGTTCAGCGCATCCGCCACGAAGATAGCGACGTAGTCTGGAACCTCTTCACAGACGCTGACTCAGAGTCGGATTTCCGTGAGGTCGCCGGCGCGATCTTCGGCGAAGCCGATGGTCATGACCCGTTCCACCGGCCGGCCAAACAGACGTTCGCGGAGATGCTAATGTACCTCCATCTCAGCGCACAAAAGAACAATCGCCGTCACGCGCTCTGTCACGCCGATATCGTCTCGCTACTCAACGAGGGCCATATCGCGCTCAAGAAATCGCTTGACGAGTTCGACCGACTGGACTCGGGCCACATTGACCCTGACAAGGGAAAAGGCGCACAGAACGTCTACCAGACAATCAAGGAGAACGTCGATCCTGTCTTCACTGGCGACTTCGGAGAGTATGGGGAGTTCTCCCTGCAAGAATACATCGAGAATCCAGAGGGTCGGGTCCTCATCATCGACTCGAATCCGACGGAACTGGAAACGCTCGGGCCGATGTATCAACTGCTCGTAGACTGGTCGATCCGGTATGCGATGAACGCCTCGAACCCGACGGTCCACATCCTCGACGAGATTGACGCGCTGCTGGCACTGACCCAAGTGACGAACCTCACGGCTCGGGGCCGGAAACACAAAGCACGGGCACTGGTCGGCGTCCAGACAATCGGCCAACTCAAGGACACGTACAGTACGATCTCTGGGATTGTCGGCAACTGCCCGCAAGGCGTGTACTTCGGGCCGGGTGACAGCGAGTCGACGGACTTCATCCTTGACGAACTCGGCGAAAGCCGTCAGTATGATCGCTCTGAGATGGTGTCGATGAGTCACCAGGGACGCGATGAGAACCCACGAACGCAGGCTCGGGACACGTACAAAGAGAAGGACAAAACACCGGTCACATCTGGGCTGCTTCGAGACTTCCAGCCCGGTGAGTGCGTTGCTGTCTCTCGGACGACGTGGGTCCTCGGACGGTCCTACGAACTGGCCGACGTTCGCGACAGCCTTCCGGCACAGGGTGCGGAGTCGCCGGGCAGTTCGGAGCCAGAGCCCACGAAAGATGACACCGACATCGAGAGTGACAGCTGGTTCTCGTTCACTCGTGCGCAACTCGACGATATATTCCGTGGGTCAACTGGTGAGACCGACGACGGTGAGCCCAGAGATAGTGGCCCGGATCGTGGCCCCGAAGTTGAGCCAACCGTCGACGTGACGGATGGGTTGAGCGACGACGATTCGAGTGATCTACTCGACCAGACAACAGCAAACACTGCCGTTACGTCACCGGACACGGACCACCCGGACCTATCAGATAATGAAGATGAGTTCGACGGTGGCAGTCACGACCAGCAGTCCGACAACAACACTGGAGGACTCTTCTCTGAGTCGGACCCAGGCCCCAGCTTAGGCGGGACGGAATCTGCCGAGCAGGAAGGCGGTGAATCACCCACTGAATCAGATCCAGAGGGAGACTCAACCGAGACTGAAGAGCGGGACGAAACTGAGTCAAGAGAAGAGGGACGCGACGTATCTGAGTTTATGTAG
- a CDS encoding NAD(P)/FAD-dependent oxidoreductase, with amino-acid sequence MSMDTHDLVIAGSGVAGLSAAVYAARADLDPLVLEGDQPGGQLTLTTDVENYLGFPEGVGGMELIQRGKEQAEQFGAEFQHGRIVNSQLDDQPFELELESGDTLRTRALIVATGASARWVGAENEDELMGNGLSTCATCDGAFHRGDDVLVVGGGDSAMEEALFLAKFADSVTVVHRREELRASEIMADRARDHEDIRFRWNTELEALHGSAGEGVTGATLVSHPDGYPIEKAESGVDVDRERVDIGGVFYAVGHTPNTQFLDGTAVERDEDEYIVTQPDEAGRPTARTAVNGVFAAGDVADPRYRQAVTSAGTGSMAALDAEEFLETLRASEDSAATAAVTSE; translated from the coding sequence ATGAGCATGGACACACACGATCTGGTCATCGCTGGTTCAGGAGTTGCCGGGCTCTCGGCGGCGGTCTACGCCGCTCGTGCCGACCTCGACCCGCTCGTGCTCGAGGGCGACCAGCCGGGCGGCCAGCTGACGCTGACGACCGACGTCGAGAACTACCTCGGGTTCCCCGAGGGCGTCGGTGGGATGGAGCTGATTCAGCGCGGCAAGGAGCAGGCCGAGCAGTTCGGCGCCGAGTTCCAGCACGGCCGCATCGTCAATTCCCAGCTTGACGACCAACCGTTCGAACTCGAACTGGAGTCCGGTGACACGCTCCGGACGCGGGCGCTGATCGTCGCGACGGGGGCGAGCGCCCGTTGGGTCGGCGCGGAGAACGAGGACGAACTGATGGGTAACGGGCTTTCGACGTGTGCGACCTGTGACGGTGCGTTCCACCGCGGCGACGACGTACTCGTCGTCGGTGGCGGCGACAGCGCAATGGAGGAAGCGTTGTTCCTCGCGAAGTTCGCCGACTCAGTGACCGTGGTTCACCGCCGCGAAGAACTGCGAGCCTCGGAGATCATGGCTGATCGCGCCCGAGACCACGAGGACATTCGGTTCCGTTGGAACACCGAGCTCGAGGCGCTTCACGGGTCAGCCGGGGAGGGCGTGACTGGTGCTACGCTCGTCTCGCACCCTGACGGCTACCCCATCGAGAAGGCTGAGTCGGGCGTCGATGTCGACCGTGAGCGTGTCGATATCGGCGGTGTGTTCTACGCCGTCGGTCACACGCCAAATACGCAGTTCCTCGACGGGACTGCCGTCGAACGAGACGAGGACGAGTACATAGTCACGCAGCCCGATGAGGCTGGTCGACCGACAGCGCGTACGGCCGTGAATGGTGTGTTCGCAGCTGGCGACGTGGCAGACCCCCGCTATCGACAGGCAGTCACATCGGCCGGTACTGGGAGTATGGCTGCCCTCGACGCCGAGGAGTTCCTCGAAACTCTCCGTGCGTCGGAGGATTCGGCTGCGACTGCAGCTGTCACGTCGGAATAA
- the trxA gene encoding thioredoxin → MATDTASDAGNVPANEPLYVDDEAELNDIVAENDVVLTDFYADWCGPCQMLEPIVKNLATDTDAAVAKVDVDANQQLAAAYGVRGVPTLVLFAGGEQVEEIVGLQGEDELRSLIEAYTE, encoded by the coding sequence ATGGCAACTGATACTGCATCCGACGCTGGCAACGTTCCCGCGAACGAGCCGCTCTACGTCGATGACGAAGCCGAACTCAATGACATCGTCGCCGAGAACGACGTCGTCCTCACCGACTTCTACGCCGACTGGTGTGGCCCGTGCCAGATGCTCGAACCGATCGTCAAGAATCTGGCCACGGATACCGACGCGGCCGTCGCCAAGGTCGACGTTGACGCCAATCAGCAACTCGCCGCCGCCTATGGCGTCCGGGGCGTCCCGACGCTCGTCCTGTTCGCTGGCGGCGAGCAAGTCGAGGAGATCGTCGGTCTTCAAGGAGAGGACGAGCTTCGCTCGCTCATCGAGGCGTACACGGAATAA
- a CDS encoding helix-turn-helix domain-containing protein translates to MPDSMSEQLRRDMQCEGLLECFHGLKDLDRECFQALVEAEEPLTVDELAERVHRERSTAYRAVQRLLQTGFIKKEQINYDQGGYYHVYSPTDPSKITDDMQRMLNDWYAKMGQLIQEFETKYEHSDTPAPGAES, encoded by the coding sequence ATGCCAGATTCGATGTCTGAACAGCTTCGTCGAGACATGCAGTGTGAGGGGCTGCTGGAGTGCTTCCACGGGCTCAAGGACCTTGACAGGGAGTGCTTCCAAGCGCTCGTCGAGGCAGAGGAACCGCTGACCGTTGATGAACTCGCAGAGCGCGTCCATCGGGAGCGCTCGACTGCGTACCGGGCTGTCCAGCGCCTGCTCCAGACGGGGTTCATTAAGAAGGAGCAAATCAACTACGACCAGGGCGGCTACTACCACGTCTACTCGCCGACGGACCCGTCGAAGATCACCGATGACATGCAGCGGATGCTCAACGACTGGTACGCGAAGATGGGCCAGCTCATCCAAGAGTTCGAAACCAAGTACGAGCATTCCGATACTCCGGCTCCCGGTGCAGAAAGCTAA
- a CDS encoding inorganic phosphate transporter — protein sequence MDSTLIALFIGAALASLFMAWVIGAGSSGATPFAPAVGANAIGTMRAALLVGVFGFAGAVTQGGNVSQAVGNGLVGGMSMPVAGVILVLVLGAGLMAVGIITGYPIATAFTVTGAVIGVGLALGGTPVWAKYQQIAAVWVLTPFVGGGIAYAIASLLPRPDIPERYSIPVLVGLVTAVLVNIEFSFLGGENSAGTLREAGQQILAADGHVSALLVTGSVAVAVAAVAWWDVGRDKHGGLQRVLLTLGSLVAFSAGGSQVGLAVGPLIPLLGEIEMVSTVVVLVGGGLGMLAGSWTGAPRMIKSLAQDYSSLGPRRAISALVPSFLIAQLAVLLGVPVSFNEIVVSAIIGSGVAVGGWDAVDARKIGMTLGAWAGSFALSFALAYAAGAMVM from the coding sequence ATGGACTCCACTCTCATCGCCCTCTTCATCGGGGCAGCGCTCGCCAGTCTGTTTATGGCGTGGGTCATCGGCGCTGGATCGAGCGGTGCAACCCCGTTCGCCCCCGCCGTCGGGGCAAACGCAATCGGGACGATGCGAGCCGCGCTACTGGTCGGTGTTTTCGGGTTCGCCGGCGCTGTCACGCAGGGCGGAAACGTCTCGCAAGCTGTCGGGAATGGACTCGTCGGCGGGATGAGTATGCCCGTGGCTGGCGTTATCCTTGTGTTAGTGCTGGGGGCTGGCCTGATGGCGGTCGGCATCATCACCGGGTACCCGATTGCGACCGCATTCACCGTGACCGGTGCCGTCATCGGCGTTGGCCTCGCTCTTGGCGGGACGCCGGTCTGGGCGAAGTATCAGCAGATCGCGGCGGTCTGGGTGCTGACACCGTTCGTGGGTGGCGGGATCGCGTACGCAATTGCGAGTCTCCTCCCCCGGCCTGACATCCCTGAACGGTACAGTATTCCTGTCCTCGTCGGCCTCGTCACCGCTGTCCTTGTGAACATCGAGTTCAGTTTTCTCGGTGGGGAGAATTCCGCAGGAACCCTACGGGAAGCCGGACAGCAGATACTGGCAGCCGACGGCCATGTGTCGGCGCTCCTCGTAACTGGTAGTGTCGCCGTGGCTGTCGCTGCCGTTGCCTGGTGGGACGTCGGTCGCGACAAACATGGTGGGCTGCAGCGTGTGCTGCTTACCCTCGGGTCGCTCGTGGCGTTCTCCGCGGGCGGTAGCCAGGTCGGACTCGCTGTCGGGCCCCTGATTCCACTCCTCGGGGAGATCGAGATGGTATCGACAGTCGTGGTGCTGGTCGGTGGTGGCTTGGGGATGCTTGCGGGTTCGTGGACGGGCGCTCCCCGGATGATCAAGTCGCTCGCGCAGGACTACTCGTCGCTAGGGCCGCGACGCGCTATCTCCGCGCTCGTTCCCTCGTTTCTGATCGCACAGCTGGCCGTCTTGCTGGGTGTGCCAGTCTCGTTCAACGAAATCGTCGTCAGTGCGATCATCGGAAGTGGTGTGGCCGTCGGCGGGTGGGACGCCGTCGACGCACGGAAAATCGGCATGACACTTGGAGCGTGGGCCGGTTCGTTCGCTCTCTCGTTCGCCCTTGCATACGCGGCGGGCGCGATGGTCATGTAG
- a CDS encoding YeeE/YedE family protein, translating to MSDRHPLFKPLIFVGGLIFGFGLGFSHMARPEVVLNFLQFDDLGLPFVMFGAAIVSGVAFAVLPRIRDTAPLTGNPYERRLKPFDRNVLVGGAIFGVGWGLSGICPGAAYASLGVGNITVLWALAGMFVGAYAQGYWRSRSQSRETAPAGSD from the coding sequence ATGAGCGACCGACATCCGCTGTTCAAGCCGCTAATCTTCGTCGGCGGCCTGATCTTCGGGTTCGGACTTGGGTTCAGCCACATGGCGCGCCCGGAGGTCGTGCTGAACTTCCTCCAGTTTGACGACCTCGGCCTGCCGTTCGTGATGTTCGGCGCCGCCATCGTCTCCGGGGTCGCGTTCGCGGTGCTCCCCCGGATTCGAGATACCGCGCCGCTCACCGGGAATCCCTACGAGCGACGGCTGAAGCCGTTCGACCGGAACGTCCTCGTCGGCGGCGCCATCTTCGGCGTCGGCTGGGGGCTCTCCGGCATCTGTCCCGGGGCAGCATACGCGAGCCTCGGCGTCGGCAACATCACTGTCCTGTGGGCACTCGCCGGGATGTTCGTCGGCGCGTACGCTCAGGGCTACTGGCGCAGCCGTAGTCAGTCACGTGAAACCGCCCCAGCGGGCAGCGACTAA
- a CDS encoding YeeE/YedE family protein, translating into MVTDPVPLQLAAELFPNGISRYAVGGLLVGLGTVVIYLGTGIPAGASTFLESTLSYVSGQSRFQQYVASRDWRLVFTAGIILGGLAFAATFQSGVVTSSLYEPGTTGQLYEVAGVTLWMTDVQPWRLFVGGILVGIGTRIGKGCTSGHGVCGVGSASKTSLVGVVTFLTVAIGTAQIVAALGVSP; encoded by the coding sequence ATGGTGACTGATCCAGTCCCGCTCCAGCTCGCCGCCGAGCTGTTCCCCAACGGGATCAGCCGGTACGCCGTCGGTGGGCTACTTGTCGGACTCGGCACCGTCGTCATCTATCTCGGGACGGGCATCCCAGCAGGGGCGAGCACGTTCCTCGAGTCGACGCTGTCGTACGTGTCCGGCCAGTCGCGGTTCCAGCAATACGTCGCCTCGCGGGACTGGCGGCTCGTCTTCACGGCCGGCATTATCCTCGGCGGACTAGCCTTCGCCGCGACGTTCCAGTCTGGAGTGGTCACGAGCTCGCTGTACGAACCCGGAACGACCGGCCAGCTGTACGAGGTCGCCGGAGTCACGCTCTGGATGACTGACGTCCAGCCGTGGCGGCTATTCGTTGGCGGTATCCTGGTCGGCATCGGCACTCGGATCGGCAAGGGCTGTACATCGGGCCACGGCGTCTGTGGCGTCGGTTCGGCGTCGAAGACCTCGCTCGTCGGCGTGGTGACGTTCCTGACCGTGGCGATCGGGACGGCCCAGATCGTGGCCGCGCTGGGGGTGAGCCCATGA
- a CDS encoding MBL fold metallo-hydrolase — protein sequence MNADDFPTPDVEVASVEPETLKDRIDAGEDITLLDARMQSDYEEWRIDGENVISINVPYFEFLEDDIDEDVLDQIPDDREVTVLCAKGGASEYVAGTLAERGYDVNHLEDGMNGWASIYETVEVTDYDGVGTLLQYQRPSSGCLGYLLYDDGEAAIIDPLRAFTDRYLEDADELGVDLQYALDTHVHADHISGVRALDDEGVEGVIPEEAVDRGVTYADELTTAEDGDTFEVGDATIEAVYTPGHTTGMTSYLVDGSLLATGDGLFIESVARPDLEEGDDGAPDAARMLYESLQERVLTLPDDTLIGGAHFSDAAEPAADGTYTAPIGELVEEMDALTMDEDEFADLILSDMPPRPANYEDIIATNLGQNAVDDEEAFTLELGPNNCAASQESLAGD from the coding sequence ATGAATGCTGATGACTTCCCGACTCCCGACGTCGAAGTCGCGTCGGTCGAGCCAGAAACGCTGAAGGATCGCATCGACGCTGGCGAGGACATTACCCTCCTCGACGCACGCATGCAATCCGATTACGAGGAGTGGCGTATCGACGGCGAGAACGTCATCTCGATCAACGTCCCGTACTTCGAATTCCTCGAGGACGACATTGACGAGGACGTCCTCGACCAGATTCCCGACGACCGGGAAGTGACCGTCCTGTGCGCGAAGGGCGGCGCCAGCGAGTACGTCGCGGGCACGCTCGCGGAGCGCGGGTACGACGTCAACCACCTCGAGGACGGCATGAATGGCTGGGCGAGCATCTACGAGACCGTCGAAGTCACCGACTACGACGGCGTGGGCACGCTCCTCCAGTACCAGCGCCCGTCCTCGGGTTGTCTGGGCTACCTCCTCTACGATGACGGCGAAGCCGCGATCATCGACCCGCTGCGGGCGTTCACCGACCGCTACCTAGAGGACGCCGACGAACTTGGCGTCGACCTGCAGTACGCGCTGGACACCCACGTCCACGCCGACCACATCTCGGGCGTGCGTGCCCTCGACGACGAGGGTGTCGAGGGCGTCATTCCCGAGGAGGCCGTCGACCGCGGCGTCACGTACGCGGACGAGCTGACCACGGCCGAGGACGGTGACACCTTCGAGGTCGGCGACGCCACCATCGAAGCCGTCTACACGCCCGGCCACACGACCGGGATGACCTCGTACCTGGTCGACGGGAGCCTGCTCGCGACCGGTGACGGGCTGTTCATCGAGAGCGTCGCCCGCCCTGACCTCGAGGAGGGTGACGATGGGGCACCGGACGCGGCCCGCATGCTCTACGAGTCCCTGCAGGAGCGCGTGCTGACGCTGCCCGACGACACCCTGATCGGGGGCGCGCACTTCAGCGATGCCGCCGAGCCCGCCGCGGATGGGACCTACACGGCGCCCATCGGCGAGCTCGTTGAGGAGATGGACGCGCTCACGATGGACGAGGACGAATTCGCCGACCTGATCCTCTCGGACATGCCGCCCCGTCCGGCCAACTACGAGGACATCATCGCGACGAATCTCGGGCAGAACGCCGTCGACGACGAGGAAGCGTTCACGCTCGAACTCGGCCCCAACAACTGCGCGGCGAGCCAGGAGTCGCTCGCGGGTGACTAA
- a CDS encoding sulfurtransferase TusA family protein, translating into MSAEYDIAETLDVKGASCPMPVVKTKGAIDDLAGGEVLEVLATDSGSMSDIDGWADGTEGVELVDQEEGDDVYKHYVRKTE; encoded by the coding sequence ATGAGTGCTGAATACGACATCGCTGAGACGCTCGACGTGAAAGGTGCATCGTGTCCGATGCCTGTGGTGAAGACGAAAGGCGCCATCGACGACCTCGCCGGCGGCGAGGTCCTCGAGGTGCTGGCCACAGATTCGGGCAGTATGAGCGACATCGACGGCTGGGCCGACGGTACCGAGGGCGTCGAGCTCGTCGACCAAGAGGAAGGCGACGACGTGTACAAACACTACGTGCGCAAGACGGAGTAA
- a CDS encoding DsrE/DsrF/DrsH-like family protein has product MSTDTPDASADDAPSRAELAARVDELEDALAEATSDDDGKKMSIIATKGTLDMAYPPLILASTAAAFGYEVTVFHTFWGLEILHEERSKNLKLSSVGNPNMPVPNAVAALPGMDRVTTKMMEKKIADNDTATIEELIETSLDMGVEFQACQMTIDLMDYDEDDFYDGVTTGVGAATALQDMADADIQLLV; this is encoded by the coding sequence ATGAGCACGGACACACCCGACGCGTCGGCCGACGACGCGCCCTCGCGTGCGGAGCTGGCTGCCCGCGTCGACGAACTGGAGGACGCGCTCGCAGAAGCCACCAGTGACGACGACGGCAAGAAGATGAGCATCATCGCGACGAAGGGGACGCTGGACATGGCGTACCCCCCACTCATCCTCGCCAGCACCGCCGCCGCCTTCGGCTACGAGGTAACCGTCTTCCACACGTTCTGGGGGCTCGAAATTCTCCACGAGGAGCGCTCGAAGAACCTCAAGCTCAGCTCCGTCGGCAACCCCAACATGCCCGTGCCGAACGCCGTCGCGGCGCTCCCGGGTATGGACCGCGTGACGACGAAGATGATGGAAAAGAAGATCGCGGATAACGACACCGCCACCATCGAGGAGCTCATCGAGACGAGCCTCGACATGGGTGTGGAGTTCCAAGCCTGTCAGATGACCATCGACCTGATGGACTACGACGAGGATGACTTCTACGACGGTGTCACCACGGGTGTCGGCGCTGCCACCGCCCTCCAAGACATGGCCGACGCCGACATCCAGCTCCTCGTCTAA
- a CDS encoding HalOD1 output domain-containing protein — translation MNKLENPISQIVEAVTESEDVEPVTLEPPLAEVVDPDAVETLVEDSTASDLEIRFEYHGHDILVDGSGRVQVD, via the coding sequence ATGAACAAACTCGAGAATCCGATTTCCCAGATTGTCGAGGCCGTCACGGAGTCGGAGGACGTCGAGCCAGTCACACTCGAGCCGCCGCTAGCCGAGGTCGTTGATCCGGATGCAGTAGAAACGTTAGTCGAGGATTCGACGGCGTCTGACCTCGAAATTCGATTCGAGTATCATGGTCATGACATCCTCGTCGACGGCAGTGGTCGTGTACAGGTCGACTGA
- a CDS encoding aminotransferase class V-fold PLP-dependent enzyme, protein MNPRELRADTPALHEDVYLNFGAHGPSPRYVVEAADEFVQSHEYETSTRNDPYEVAFDTYDRVRERVATFVSADADEIALTESTTAGINAVATAIDWGPGDTVVRTDLEHPAGTLPWQRLEQEGVDVRVVETENGRVDVDAFSEAVADARLACFSAVTWTHGTQLPVADLVDIAHEAGAFALVDAVQVPGQLPLNVSEWGADAVAAAGHKWLLGLWGGGFLYVDRTAADSLLPTTVGYRSVETPTADPYEFAAGARRFEVGSANPAPHVALAEAIEAIDEVGVDRIATRIQELAGHLADGLPDNRLLSPADPESGLVTIDVDDPEETVDRLASEGIVVRALPTPNAVRASVHAVNTRAEIERLLDALESEWN, encoded by the coding sequence ATGAACCCGAGAGAACTTCGCGCCGACACGCCCGCCTTGCACGAGGACGTCTATCTGAATTTCGGTGCCCACGGGCCGAGCCCACGGTACGTCGTCGAGGCTGCTGACGAGTTCGTGCAGTCACACGAGTACGAAACGAGCACGCGAAACGACCCGTACGAGGTGGCGTTCGACACCTATGACCGCGTGCGGGAGCGCGTCGCCACCTTCGTCAGTGCGGACGCCGACGAGATCGCGCTCACGGAGAGCACGACTGCGGGCATCAACGCTGTCGCGACTGCCATCGACTGGGGGCCCGGCGATACCGTCGTGCGAACCGATCTCGAGCACCCAGCTGGAACGCTCCCATGGCAACGCCTAGAACAGGAGGGCGTCGATGTCCGCGTCGTCGAGACGGAGAACGGCCGCGTCGACGTCGACGCCTTTTCCGAGGCCGTCGCCGACGCGCGCCTAGCCTGTTTCAGTGCCGTGACTTGGACGCACGGCACCCAGTTACCCGTTGCCGATCTCGTAGACATCGCTCATGAAGCTGGCGCGTTCGCACTCGTCGACGCCGTGCAAGTGCCGGGACAGCTTCCACTCAATGTCAGCGAGTGGGGGGCGGACGCCGTCGCGGCGGCCGGGCACAAGTGGCTGCTGGGACTGTGGGGCGGCGGCTTCCTCTATGTCGACCGGACAGCTGCTGACTCCCTGCTACCCACGACAGTTGGTTACCGAAGTGTCGAGACGCCGACTGCTGATCCCTACGAGTTTGCAGCTGGCGCCCGACGATTCGAGGTCGGCTCGGCCAACCCGGCCCCACACGTCGCCTTGGCGGAAGCAATCGAGGCGATAGACGAAGTTGGAGTCGACCGTATCGCTACCCGGATTCAGGAATTGGCCGGCCATCTGGCCGATGGACTTCCTGACAACCGGCTTCTCAGCCCAGCGGACCCCGAGTCGGGACTCGTGACCATCGATGTGGATGACCCCGAAGAGACGGTTGACCGACTCGCGTCGGAGGGAATCGTCGTTCGGGCCTTGCCGACGCCGAATGCCGTCCGCGCGTCGGTCCACGCGGTCAACACTCGCGCTGAGATCGAGCGGCTGCTGGACGCCCTCGAATCGGAGTGGAACTGA
- a CDS encoding co-chaperone YbbN, whose product MATQTAEMDRVVSLGDDDLETVVEDSSVALVEFYTEWCGTCTRMKPVLETLAEDTDATILTIDIESNLETAIVFGAQSTPTFVLFVDGQPVKQLRGGQNEQTLRELIAQYRD is encoded by the coding sequence ATGGCAACACAGACAGCGGAGATGGACCGCGTGGTTTCGCTCGGAGACGACGACCTCGAAACGGTCGTCGAAGACAGCAGCGTCGCACTCGTGGAGTTCTACACGGAGTGGTGTGGCACCTGCACACGAATGAAGCCGGTTCTCGAAACACTCGCGGAAGACACTGACGCGACGATCCTGACGATCGACATCGAATCAAATCTCGAAACTGCCATCGTGTTCGGTGCCCAGAGCACGCCCACGTTCGTCCTGTTTGTCGACGGGCAACCGGTGAAACAGCTCCGAGGCGGCCAGAACGAACAGACGCTTCGCGAACTGATCGCCCAGTATCGGGACTAA
- a CDS encoding DUF1641 domain-containing protein — MSEPQNPDPSELESAIEQNPEAVAEFVERLDAVNELLDVISLGESALDDEMVRELSATGSTLAESADGLATDETVALAETVGANGDELREALDTLVVLQQSGTLDELAELAEVGSLATAALDDEMVTSLAGTGAAVGEVAQTAADDDIRDGIHTLLESVGEAEQSSPEQVGAVGLLRGLRDPDVQYGLGYLLVLAGALGRAQSTTKSH, encoded by the coding sequence ATGTCTGAACCGCAGAACCCTGACCCGTCCGAGTTGGAGTCGGCAATCGAACAGAACCCCGAAGCTGTCGCCGAGTTCGTGGAGCGCCTCGACGCCGTCAACGAGCTACTGGACGTGATCTCGCTGGGCGAGAGCGCGCTCGACGACGAGATGGTCCGCGAGCTCTCGGCCACGGGATCGACCCTCGCCGAGTCCGCCGACGGCCTCGCGACGGACGAGACCGTGGCACTGGCCGAGACAGTCGGGGCGAACGGCGACGAACTGCGCGAAGCGCTCGACACGCTCGTCGTGCTCCAGCAAAGCGGGACGCTCGACGAATTGGCCGAACTCGCGGAGGTAGGCTCGCTGGCGACCGCGGCGCTCGACGACGAGATGGTCACATCACTGGCTGGTACCGGTGCAGCGGTCGGCGAAGTCGCGCAGACGGCCGCGGACGACGATATTCGTGATGGCATCCACACGCTGCTAGAGAGCGTCGGAGAAGCGGAGCAGAGCTCCCCCGAGCAGGTTGGGGCCGTTGGACTGCTTCGCGGATTACGTGATCCGGATGTCCAGTATGGGCTGGGCTACCTGCTGGTGCTTGCAGGCGCGCTTGGCCGTGCGCAATCTACCACGAAGTCACACTGA